The following coding sequences lie in one Rutidosis leptorrhynchoides isolate AG116_Rl617_1_P2 chromosome 6, CSIRO_AGI_Rlap_v1, whole genome shotgun sequence genomic window:
- the LOC139854449 gene encoding uncharacterized protein has product MPNTSTVLPATGVIPMVTHQNASLPMGSQIWNRGNPWVSLPYQNVYAGGAPVANNLLYEANGNIGGCLDQFWKSQKIPFISSIQNHPLHVGMKIPSHLRYYEGKDDPDDFINIFEGAARMSRWDTGVTCHTFSYVLKGDARIWFDSLAKDSISSFEDLKRLFRSNFSQQKKHKKDHIAAHSIKQKEREASRAFLIRYTDETQQIPGLPESQRISGLLYGCRTRALVEHLSRDLFNTYEALLDKAYVWLDAKDTVNSFVYEESQGFKRKEKAGHREEKSGRRNVRNRFSPYRRENTPRILRTLIKSPKEILATERAAQAFKAPPKLNSKGRMRYTSKFCDFHNDLGHETDDCIQLRQAIEEAVRSGKLTHLVKGIRNPKVPKQEPKPEEKKPNADNAILTIAECFVARN; this is encoded by the coding sequence ATGCCTAACACCAGCACGGTCCTACCAGCCACAGGAGTTATTCCCATGGTGACCCATCAGAACGCTTCGTTGCCTATGGGGTCGCAAATATGGAACAGAGGTAATCCATGGGTTAGTTTACCCTACCAAAATGTGTATGCCGGAGGCGCCCCCGTAGCAAACAACCTCCTCTACGAAGCTAATGGAAACATTGGCGGATGCTTAGACCAATTCTGGAAGAGTCAGAAAATTCCTTTTATATCTTCGATACAAAACCACCCGCTACATGTCGGGATGAAGATACCTTCCCACCTGCGATATTATGAGGGAAAAGATGACCCTGATGATTTTATAAATATATTCGAAGGTGCGGCTCGAATGTCAAGGTGGGACACGGGCGTAACTTGCCACACGTTCTCATACGTGCTCAAAGGTGATGCAAGGATATGGTTTGATTCTTTAGCAAAGGATTCCATCTCAAGTTTCGAGGACCTTAAACGACTCTTTAGGTCGAATTTCAGCCAGCAAAAGAAACACAAGAAGGATCATATTGCTGCCCACAGTATCAAGCAGAAGGAAAGAGAAGCTTCGAGAGCTTTCCTCATCCGGTATACGGATGAAACCCAACAGATCCCCGGACTCCCCGAGTCACAAAGAATCTCGGGACTCTTATACGGTTGTAGGACCCGAGCGTTGGTGGAACATCTTAGCCGAGATCTATTCAACACTTACGAAGCTTTGCTAGACAAAGCGTACGTTTGGTTAGATGCTAAAGACACCGTAAATAGCTTCGTATACGAAGAATCCCAGGGTTTTAAGCGAAAAGAAAAGGCAGGTCACCGTGAAGAAAAGTCCGGAAGAAGGAACGTGCGGAACAGGTTCTCCCCTTACAGAAGGGAAAACACCCCCAGGATCCTCAGAACGTTGATAAAGTCACCTAAAGAAATCCTTGCTACCGAAAGGGCTGCCCAAGCCTTTAAAGCTCCACCGAAGCTGAATAGCAAAGGAAGGATGAGATATACAAGCAAATTTTGTGACTTTCATAACGACTTGGGGCACGAAACGGACGACTGCATACAGTTGAGGCAGGCCATAGAGGAAGCAGTCAGATCTGGAAAATTAACGCATCTAGTAAAGGGCATACGAAACCCGAAGGTACCGAAGCAAGAacctaaacctgaagaaaagaaaccAAATGCAGACAATGCCATACTGACTATCGCAGAATGCTTCGTCGCGAGAAACTAA